A window from Marinagarivorans cellulosilyticus encodes these proteins:
- the rpoE gene encoding RNA polymerase sigma factor RpoE — protein MTEPSVPATNDQPSADDLLVARVQQGDKHAFDLLVLKYQYKVQAIISRFIKDSAEVHDVAQETFIKAYRALANFRGDSQFYTWLYRIAVNTSKNHLVSRSRRPPASDVDAEEADFYAGAEALRDNETPESRMATDQLEAAIYEALERLPDDLRMAITLREMDGMSYEEIAEAMSCPIGTVRSRIFRAREAIDKHIGPLIR, from the coding sequence ATGACCGAGCCTTCCGTGCCAGCCACCAATGATCAGCCGTCGGCGGATGATCTACTTGTGGCGCGCGTTCAGCAGGGTGATAAGCATGCCTTTGATTTACTGGTACTAAAATATCAGTATAAAGTCCAAGCAATTATTAGCCGTTTTATCAAAGACTCTGCAGAGGTCCATGACGTTGCGCAAGAAACTTTTATTAAAGCTTATCGCGCGCTAGCCAACTTTAGAGGCGATAGCCAGTTTTATACTTGGTTGTATCGCATTGCGGTGAATACCAGTAAAAACCATTTGGTCTCTCGTAGCCGGCGCCCGCCAGCTTCGGATGTAGATGCTGAAGAGGCTGACTTTTACGCCGGTGCCGAGGCACTGCGCGATAACGAAACTCCGGAAAGCCGCATGGCAACCGATCAGCTCGAAGCAGCTATTTACGAGGCGCTTGAACGGCTACCCGACGATTTACGCATGGCCATTACTCTTCGTGAAATGGATGGCATGAGCTATGAAGAAATAGCCGAGGCGATGTCGTGCCCAATAGGTACCGTACGCTCTCGCATTTTTAGGGCACGTGAAGCGATTGACAAGCACATTGGCCCGCTAATTCGCTAG
- the nadB gene encoding L-aspartate oxidase produces MSASKPSLNNTDKALHHCDVLVIGSGAAGLSLALHLAKYAKVTVLSKGALTEGSTWYAQGGIAAVLDDHDSTESHVKDTLAAGAGLCHQDAVEFTVARSKNAIKWLVDLGVDFTRSAEGDFHLTREGGHSHRRIIHSADATGKAVHSGLINNALTHANIQLQENRVALDLIKQPDPITKKLRCVGAYVLNRSEDTMECYTAKAVVLACGGASKVYLYSSNPDSASGDGIAMAWRAGCRIGNMEFNQFHPTCLYHPKAKSFLMTEALRGEGAVLKRPNGERFMPDFHPQAELAPRDVVARAIDHEMKRLGAPCMYLDISHRDPAFLESHFPTVMEQCRKFGIDITKEAIPVVPAAHYTCGGIVVNTRGQTDLSHLYAIGETSFTGLHGANRMASNSLLECIVYAQSAAEDIIAKLASTPEPAPCKPWDESQVTNSDEDVVIYHNWDEIRRFMWDYVGIVRTHKRLERALRRIQLLQSEIHEYYANYKISSDLIELRNLAMVAELIIRSAMLRKESRGLHYSLDHPEQSDIAKDTLLVPANFADQTIFI; encoded by the coding sequence ATAAGCGCATCTAAACCCTCATTAAATAATACTGATAAAGCGTTACACCATTGCGATGTCCTCGTGATTGGCAGCGGCGCAGCAGGGCTAAGCCTTGCGCTACATTTAGCTAAGTACGCAAAGGTTACGGTTCTAAGCAAAGGGGCACTAACAGAAGGCTCTACTTGGTATGCGCAAGGCGGCATTGCCGCTGTGCTAGACGACCACGACTCTACCGAGTCGCACGTCAAAGATACGCTGGCTGCCGGCGCCGGTCTATGCCACCAAGATGCAGTCGAATTTACCGTCGCCCGCAGTAAAAACGCCATCAAATGGCTAGTCGATCTTGGCGTAGATTTTACCCGCTCGGCGGAAGGCGATTTTCACCTTACCCGCGAAGGAGGCCACAGCCACCGACGTATTATCCATAGCGCCGACGCTACGGGCAAAGCCGTACACTCCGGCCTGATCAATAACGCACTAACCCACGCCAATATCCAACTGCAAGAAAACCGCGTTGCCCTAGATCTAATTAAACAACCCGACCCAATCACTAAAAAACTACGCTGCGTAGGTGCTTATGTACTCAACCGCAGCGAAGACACCATGGAATGCTACACCGCTAAAGCTGTAGTGCTAGCCTGCGGTGGCGCCAGTAAGGTGTACCTGTATAGCTCTAACCCAGACAGCGCAAGTGGCGATGGCATCGCCATGGCATGGCGGGCGGGATGCCGCATTGGCAATATGGAATTTAACCAATTCCACCCAACATGCTTATACCACCCCAAAGCTAAATCGTTTTTAATGACGGAAGCCTTACGCGGTGAAGGCGCCGTACTCAAACGCCCAAATGGCGAGCGCTTTATGCCCGACTTTCACCCGCAAGCCGAGCTTGCGCCACGCGATGTTGTCGCCAGAGCTATCGACCACGAAATGAAGCGTCTTGGCGCGCCCTGCATGTATTTAGACATCAGCCATCGTGACCCAGCTTTTTTAGAAAGCCACTTCCCCACGGTGATGGAGCAGTGCAGAAAATTCGGCATTGATATAACAAAAGAGGCCATTCCGGTTGTGCCCGCAGCCCACTATACCTGCGGCGGCATTGTGGTAAACACCCGCGGCCAAACGGACCTTAGCCACCTTTATGCCATTGGAGAAACCTCTTTTACCGGCCTTCATGGTGCCAACCGAATGGCCAGCAATTCGCTATTAGAATGCATTGTCTACGCACAGTCGGCCGCAGAAGACATTATTGCCAAGCTTGCCAGCACACCGGAACCCGCCCCCTGCAAACCCTGGGACGAGTCACAAGTAACCAATTCCGATGAGGACGTGGTGATCTACCACAACTGGGATGAAATTCGCCGCTTTATGTGGGATTACGTCGGTATCGTTCGCACCCACAAACGCTTGGAGCGCGCATTGCGACGCATTCAATTGCTGCAATCAGAAATCCACGAGTACTACGCCAACTATAAAATTAGCAGCGACTTAATCGAACTGCGCAACCTAGCAATGGTAGCCGAGCTAATTATTCGCTCCGCCATGCTACGCAAAGAAAGCCGCGGCCTGCACTACTCGCTGGATCACCCAGAACAAAGCGATATCGCCAAAGATACCCTTTTAGTACCAGCAAACTTTGCCGACCAAACCATCTTTATTTGA